The Meiothermus sp. genome segment GGGTGGAGTCTTCTTCTGAAGCATCAGTGCTAGAGCCTGTGGTTTGAAACAGTAAGAAAGCAAAGGTGGTGCTTTCGTTTCGTTGTGTTAAAGAGCCCAGAAAACCTCGGGTTGGTTCCAACAGGGCGAGGGCTTTTTGTCAGAGGCTCCTGACCCCTGACCCCTGGGCCACCTTTTGGTATCCTGCCCCTGGGCATGATTCAAGTTTTTACCGGCGATAGCTTTCTGGCCCGCGAAGCCCTGCTGCAAGAGGCTCGCTTGCAGGGTTTGGCCCCCCGTATGATGCCCCCCGAACCCGCCCTGGTGGCCCAGGAGGCCAGCGGGGGGCTTTTTGGGCCGGGCGGGGCCCTGGTGGATTTGCGCGACCTGAGCGAGGCCGAGTGGAAGCCCCTCAGGGAGGTACTGGAGGCTGCGCCGCCCGATGCGGTGGTGTTGCTGCTCGACCCCCGCCCTACGGCGGCCCGCAGCAAATGGTATGCCGACAAAGCCCAAAAGCGCGACCATCCCACCCCTGGCCCTAAGGAGATGACCAACTGGGTCATCAATCGCGCCCGCCACTACGACCTCAAGCTGCCGGGGGCCATCGCAGCGTATCTGGCAGGCTTGGTAGGGGGTAAGGGCAGCGCCGAAAACCCCGCTATGGGGCTCGAGGCCCTCGAGCAGGAGCTGAAGAAACTCTGCCTGGTGTCGCCCCCCCTTACGCTCGAGAAAGTCCAGGCCCTGGCGGCCCTGGATACCCCCATTTCGGGCTTTGACCTGGTGCGCTCGATCACCGAAGGCAAGCCCACCCAGGCCTTCAAATATGCCCGAGAACTGCTCGAGCGGGGTGAAGACCCCCTGCGCATCCTGGGGGCACTCTCCTGGCAGTATGTGCGGGTGGCCAGAGCCTGGGCGCTGTTGCAGGACGACCCCATGCTAGGGGAGGGCATGGCCGCCAGCGCCCTGGGTATGCACCCCTACGCGGCCAAGCAAACCCTCCTCCTTGCAAAAAAGATGACGGCTGAGGCCGTTGTCCAGGCCCTGGAAATTCTGATGGGGGCCGAGGAAGCTGCCAAAACCGGCAAGGATATGCGCCTGGCCCTGGAGCGAGCCATGGCCCTGTTGGCCCGCATTCACCAGCCAGCGGCGCATTAGGTGGCCGTTCGGATGAGCAGGGCTACATAAATCACGTACAGCCCTACAAAAACGCCCCCCTCCCTGCGGCCCAGCCGGAACCCGGTGACCAGGAAAGGCCACAGGAGCACGCTGGCCCCGAGCATCACCCACAGGTCGCGCTGGATGCTCTCCCAGGGCAAGCCAACGGGCTGCACCAGGGCCGTAATGCCCAGGATACCCAGGATGTTAAAGACATTGGAGCCCACGATGTTGCCCAGCGCAATGTCCGGCTCGCGACGCAAGGCGGCGGTAATGGAGGCGGCCACCTCCGGGAGGCTGGTGCCCAGGGCCACGATGGTCAGGCCAATGATAAGTTCAGGAACCCCGAAAGCCCGGGCCAGCTCCACCGCGCCGATGGTTAGCAGGCGAGCCCCCACCCCCAACAGCACCAGCCCCAGCCCCACCCCTGCGTAGGTTTGCCAGCTCGCCTGAACGGGCCGACCATACTCCTGGTCGAACTCGCCCTGCACTTCGGCGCTTTCCCCCGCGCTGCTGCGGTACAGGAACCCGATGTACAGGCCCAGCAAGACCACCGACAAGAGCCCTTCCAGGCGGCTTACCTGCTGGTCGAAGTACAAAAACCAAAACAGCAGCAAAGCCGCCCCGATCATGATGGGTACCTCGCGCTTGATGAACTGGGCCTGGGCCCGGATGGGCGCTACCAAAGCCGTGACCCCCAGGATGAGCAGGATATTCAGGGTATTGGAGCCCACCACGTTGCCGATGGCGATGTCCGGGCTGCCCGTGAGCGCGGCAGCCAGACTGGCGGCCAGCTCGGGGCTGCTGGTGCCAAAGGCCACCACGGTTAGACCTACCACCATGGTGCTGATGCCCCAATTGTGGGCCAGCACCACCGCATTTTTTACCAGGGCTTCGCCCCCAAAGTAGAGGAGTACAATCCCCCCCGCAATCAGCAAGAAGTTAAGCGCAAACTCCATGCCGAGTAGGGTAGCAGAAACCGTGCGGGTTTGCCGGGGTGTTGGGCGGTTTTGGCCTACAGCCCATAGCTTATGGCTAATAGCCGGAGAGTGGTTTGCTTCTGATCGTTGATCTACAGGCTGATAGGGTTATTCGCGCATATCTTTCTGTCTAGAAAATTGCTTGGAGGAGGTTCCAGGCAGATGAAGCCATAGACGGTGATGCAACGTGCCGTCGAAAAGCCCGCCTTCTTGATTCCTGGGCTCCCGATCGCGGCTCATAGCCGCGTCTCGACGAACAAAACGACCTTCAGCGGTAAGTGCCCCGGAACTCCTGGTGCATCTGGGCTTGCAGAATGTGGGCCAGATCGGTATTCCCGGCAGCCAGCAGGTAGCTGTAGGCGGCAGGGGCATAGCCAATCTGGCCGGTAAGCCAGAGAGCCAGGGCAGCCTCGAGGGGGCTTTCTACCGTGACCTCGGTAGCGAAATGCACCCAGCGCACCGGGGCGGCATAGACCACCACCCCTGAGCGATTGAGCGCCTCGAGGCGGGTAGCCCTCTTGAGCAGAGCGCTGGAAACTGCAAAACCCTCACGACCCACTTCGATTTGGGCCAGTTCTTGCTGGCTGTCGAGCACGCGCAGGGTTTGTGCGGTGGCAACCACCAGATAAAGGGTCTCCAGGCTGTAGTCGGTGGGTACGTACAACACCGGTACGCTCCCCTCCGTACCCCGGCTCTTGGCTTCTTTGATAAAAGCCACTTCGGCCTGTTTTTTGCAGACCCCAATGTCCTGGCAACTGGCCACCAGGTTTTGCCAGAACGACTTGGGCCGGGCCACCTCGAAGCAGGCGGCTCCCCTGGCTTCCAGCGCAAAAGCCCGCACCCCGTACAAGAGCCGTCCCTTGCCCGCAGTGATGCACAAGCGGTCGCCAGCTTCCAGGTTCAGCACCAGGGCTGGGCCGCCGCTGCGGGTGTAGGTTTGTACGGTCTGGTCGGGGCGCTCGAGCCTGGCCTTGCCGCTGAGCTCGAGGCGGGCCTGCTCGGCCAGCCCCAGCGAACCCAAAAAAGCCAGGGCCAGGAAAACCCTAACCATCCCCTGTGCCCTCCACGATTTCCTTGAGTTTGTCGGCCACTTCCTGGCCCTTATCGCTGGCTTTGCTTTCATCTTTTTTCCCTCCGGCAAATAGCTTCAAGAGTAAAGCGCCCGTCTGGAAGGCCACAATTGGGTAGAGGTAGTCCAGAAAATGGCCGGTGTACTGCAAAATCAGCACGCCAGCCAAAAACAAAAACCAGGCCGCGATAGCGGTCTCGATCAGGGCCTGCACGAAGCCCTGGAAGCGGCTGAACTTGAGCCAGCCATCGGTGATGGAATAGGTCAGCCAGAGGGCCAGAAACACCACCAGCGGCACCACCATAAGCACCGGCCCCCAGCCCAGGGTTTCGGAAAAACTGCGGTAGGTGGCCAGGGTCAGGAGGGCATTCACATGAATATCAATGCCCTGTACCGGCCCGATGGCGCTGAAGTGGACGTCATCGCCCTTGGGGTAGGTGCGCCCCACCAGAAACAAAGCCCCCTGGGTTTCCTCGGACTGCACCAGCCCATCGTTAAAAAAATCCAGCCCCTCTATCACCACCAGGTTGGGCCAGAGCTGGCGGCCTTGGGTATGGGCTTTGAAGCGCCGTATTTCGCGATAGACGATGCGCTTACCGTCGGCTTTTGGGCTGCCCGAGGCCACCGCCTGCTGGCAGTGCTTGCCGTCCTGTAAATGTATGCCCAGCCCCAGGCAATATAGCCCCAGCGAAGCCGCTACCGGCTGGCCGGATTGGGGCCGGGGGATTTTTCGGGTTTGCCCGTCGCTATCGTAGAAAACCTGGGCTTGTACGGCGTGGAGGTAGGGGTTGAGGCGGCCCAGCGGTTGACCCAATACCTCGGTGTCGGGCAGCAGTAAGGGGGTTTGGATTTGCTTCAACAACGCCAGCAGCTCCCGGTCTCCCGCCGACAGCACCCCCCCTTCGTTGCTGGGGTGGCGCAGGTCGAAGTCCAGGAAGATGCCTTTGGGCGCGTAGGTCAGAATTTTTTGGGTCAGGCGGGCCAGTTGGCCCCGGTTGAACACGTAGCTGTCCGGGCTGAGCTGGCCGATACTTTGCTGCTCGAGCTCCACCAACACCACCAGCGGAAAGTCCCGAATGGGAACCGGCGAACCCCAGCGGTGCACCACCCGGGTCAGACGGTCCAGCGAAGCCCCTTGCGGCCCCTTGATAAAGGCGCCAAAAGGTCCCAGCAGGTTGTTGCTCAAGATATACGACGAGACCACCATCACCAGCACCACCAGTCCGGTGCGCCAGAGGGCTTTGCGAACATGGGGTGATAGCCCCCGTCGTCGAGAAGGGGTAGGACTCGGCTTATCCACCCCACAACCCCCCATTGCGGCGCGGATACAGGAAACTCCAATCTTGCGGCATAGGGCTGGTCATAACTCCAAAACGCAACATCTAGTAGAGATTGGGACCAATTGCACTAGGGGTTGTGTCCTTCAGGACAATAAAAAGCCGATGAAAAAAGGATTTGTACCGTGATATACTACAAATCCACCTTTTACGCTGGGTTAACGCCGTCTCCTGCATTGCTTAGCTTGCTTTCATCTCCATCTAACATTGGAGAATGAAGGGTGGCAACTTACTCTGGCGGTGTTTTGCATGGGGCGCTTTGGGGGCTGGCCAATTCCCTGCCTTGTAGGGCTGGGCGTGGGGTGCTGGATGGGCTTAGCCCAACCCATGCCCAAACCCGAAACCTATGCCCTGGTGATCGGCATCAACAACTACCGCCCCTACCCCGAAACCCCCTCCTTACCCCCCCTCAGCTATGCCGAAAGCGATGCCCGCAAGATGGCCCAGGCCTTGCGCGACCCCCACAAGGGTCAACTGAGCAAGGTGCGCATCCTCCTGGATACCGAGGCCAGCAAGACCGCCATCGAGGCGGAACTGCGCGATCTGGCCAGGGGTATGGGTGTGAGCGATACCCTAATTGTCTATTACTCCGGCCATGGGATGCCGAGCCGCTCGGGGCAGGCCACCCTGATGCCCAGCGATGCCAAAATCAACGACGAGGAAACCTGGCTGCCCCTGGACTCAATCCAGGATATTGCTCGCAAGGCCAGCCGGGGCAAGGGCCGCCTGATTCTGATTGTAGACGCCTGTTTTAGCGGTCAGTCCCTCCCCGGCTCACGCAGCTTCAGCATGCCGGGCCGCAAGGATCTTCCCAAGCCGCAAAAACCCGACCTGAGCGGGGTCAATGTGTTGCTGGCCTCGTCTGCCGATACCCAGCCGAGCTGGGAGGATGCCGAGCTGGGGGGTGGGATTTTTACTGCCTATTTGCTGGAAGCCATTTCGGGCAAGGCCGATGAGAATGGGGATGGTTATGTGACCATCGGGGAGGCCTACCGCTATGCAGCGGTGCAGGTCGAGGGGTTTAGCCAGCGCAAAGGCACCCCGCAAACCCCCAGGCTCTACGGCCCCGACGACTACACCCTGGCCCTCAACCCCATTGCGGTAGCCAGGAGCCGTCTGGCGGGCCTGAAACTGGCGGGCCACATTAATGGAGCGCAGTTCGATGCGCTGGCCGAGTGGATCGAGAGCAAAAGGCAACCCGACGACTTGCAGCAGTACCTGGCGGGAACCCTGACTGGCGGGCAGTTCGTGAGCCTGGTGCGGGCGGGCGCCATCCCGGGGGTTCCGGCGCAGGCTTACACCGACGCCCGCTTACAAAAAATGGGCTTGTTGCGGCGCGACGGCAAGATTCGCCTGGATCAGTTTTGGGTGTTGAGCCGGATGATTCAAACCGGCAAGGCGGTTGCGGATGTGAGTGACTTTCTATCCGGGCGCCTATCCGAGATAAAGTTCTTGCAACGCTTGCGGGCGGGGGCCATCCAGGGGGTGCCAAGGTAAGAAAGGTCTACTCGAGCGGATGGTCGTTTTCCAGGTACTCCAGCACCCCTCGAGCGATGCCGAAGCTGATTCGGTCGAGGTAGTTGCTATCGCGCAGGTTCTGTCCCTCCAGGGGGTGGCTTAGGTAGCCCATCTCCACCAGAATTGCGGGTATGCTGCTGTAGCGAATAACGAAGAAATCCGAACTGCGCACCCCCCGGTTGACGGCGGCGGTGGTGCCCAGCATGTAGGAAAGTACCCGTGTGGCCAGGGTGCGCGAGAGCTCCATGCGGCGGGCCGAGTTCATCTGCGGGGTGGGTGTTGGCAAACTTTGCGGGGGGATGGGGTTGACATCCTCGGGGCCGGGCTGGGCGCCGGGGTCGAGGGGGCCGGGCTGGGTTGAGTTGGTCAGCATATCCAAGGGGCCAGGGGAGATGGCTATGGGCGGGGTGGGGGTGAGGGGGGCCGGGGGCGGGTAGAAGGGGCGGACGCCCGTGGGGCCATAGTAGTAGACCTCGAGGCCGCACCAACCATCGGCGCGGGCCGGTACGGTGGCGTTGGCGTGGATGGACACAAAGAGCTGTTTGCCCTCGGCCAGAGCTACGCGCTGGGCCAGGTCGGTACGCTTGTCGGGGGAAAAGGCAATATCGCTTTCGCGGGTCAGGGTGACCTCCACCCCAGCCTCTTGCAGCAGGCGGCGCACCCGCAGGGCGACCTCGAGGTTCACCGCCTTCTCCGCCACCGGCCCCATGGCGCCGGGATCTGGGCCACCGTGCCCGGCATCCACCACCACCGAAAAACGCCGTCCATTGGCCTTAACAAAGCGGAAGGCGGGGCTGGGGACGAGCGGACTAGTGTCGGCATACGCGCCCGAGAGGTCGATCACCAACCGTTGCCCATCGCCCTCCAGGGCTGCCAGGGTCATGGTTTTATAACCCGAGCGGGGGGTAACGCCCTGGGGGGTGAGCAAGAGCAGCACGGCTTTGTCTTCGTGCTGCTCCAATACGTAACCGGCCAGTTCGGGCTGATTCACAAACTGAATGCCCGGCGTGACCCGCAGGCCCGGCAGGGTCACGCGCAGCGCAGCCCCCAGGGGCTCGATCTGGTAGCTGACCCCATTGGGCAGATCCAGCACCACCCGGGTAAACCCCGGCTGGTCGCCGATGCGAACGGGGGGCAGGTCTTGACTCCTGACCTCGCCAAAGAGCAGCAGCAAAAAGAGCTGTACGGGAAGATATAGCCTCAAAATAGCTTCAGTTTAAGCCTGCTTCGAAGCGCAGGATGAGTTTTTGGCGGGCGGGCTTCATAAAAAGGTGCAGGGCGGGCAGTGCCGGCTCACACCCGGTCGAAAAATGCAACCTGGGTCGGGTATGGTCTGGGGCCTGAACTGTTAGGCTATTTGGAACAAGGAGGTTGTGTGTTAGACGAAATACTGGTGGGTGATGTGCTGCACCGCGCTCGGCTGGGTGGGGCCGACTTTGCAGAACTCTATGTGGAGCGCTGGCGGCGGCGGGCTTTGCGGGTGCTTTCGGGTGAGGTTAAGGAGGCCACCAGCGGTATCGAGTACGGGGCCGGGTTGCGGCTTTTTTACGGCACCGAGGTGGTGTATGCCTATACCAACGACCTTAGCCCCGAGCGCCTTTTGGAGCTAACCGAAACCCTGGTCAAGCTCAAGGGCAGCGCAGGACAGGTGGATACCCAGGGCCAAGGCGGCCTCGACTTTCGCAAGGCGGTGGCCCAGGGTCTGCACACACCCGCAATTCCCTTCACGGCCAGGGACAAGCGTTACCGCCTGGAGCGCGTCCGCGAGGCCGAGGCGGGGGCGCAGGTGAGCCCCCAGATCAAACAGGTGCAGAGCAACCTGATGGAGTGGGAGCAGGAAGTCCTGGTAGCGAACAGCGATGGAAAGTGGGCCGAGGATCGCCGGGTGCGAACCCGCCTCTACGTGACCGCCATCGCCCAGGACGAGAGCGGGATGCAGACTGGGGTGGTGGGGCCGGGGCTTAGCGTGGGCCTCGAGCTCTTCGACCGCTATTCCCCTGCCGAGATTGGGCGCAAGGCCGGGATGCAGGCCCTGACCAACCTGCGGGCCAAACCGGCCCCGGCCGGTAGTATGCCGGTGGTGATTGGCAATGGCTTTGGCGGGGTGATTTTTCACGAGGCCCTGGGGCACCTGCTGGAAACCACTTCTGTGGCCAAAAAGGCCAGCGTGCTCTCCGACAAGCTTGGGGAAAAGGTGGCCTCCGAGGTGGTGACCTACATAGACGATGGCACCACCCCCCACGGCTGGGGCTCTTCCGAGTTCGACGATGAGGGCCTGCCCACCGAGCGCACGGTTCTGATCGAAAACGGCGTGCTGAAAAGTTACATGGTGGACAGGCTGGGTGGAATGCTCACCGGCTACCGGCCCACCGGCTCGGGCCGCCGTCAGGACTACACTTTTGCCCCTACCAGCCGGATGCGCAACACCTACATTGCCCCCGGCAGTACCCCCAGGGAGAAACTCTTTGAGGGTATCGAGTACGGCCTCTATGCCGCTGACATGGGGGGTGGGCAGGTGCGGCCTGGTTCGGGCGAGTACAACTTTGCTGTCAAGGAGGGCTACATTATCCGCAACGGTCGGATTGAAGAGCCGGTGCGGGGGGCCATGCTGGTGGGCAAGGGTCCCGAGAGCATAAAGCGCATTGTGGCGGTATCGGACGACCTCGAGATGGGCCCCGGTATGTGCGGCTCGCTTTCGGGCAGCCTGCCGGTAGAGGTGGGCCAGCCCCACCTGCTGATTTCGGAGATTGTGGTAGGAGGGCAAGCTTGAACCGGGCTTCGGGACTGGTTTCTCTGACCCCTGACCTCTGTGCCCTGAACCCTGTAATCCGGAGGAATGCCAATGACCTTTGAAGAAGCCAGAGACTATCTGTTACAAAAGGCCAAGGCACTGGGGATTGACGCCGAGGTGCTGGCCACCCACACCCGCGAACTGACCATCCAGGCCCACGGCGGCAGGGTAGAGGAGATTACCCAGGCCACCCAGGGGGGGGTGGGGGTACGGGTGGTGGTGGAGGGCAAGACCGGCTACGCCTACAGCGAGGAGCGCACCCCAGAGGCCCTGGACTGGGTGCTCCAGGAAGCCCACGAGAACGCCCTCTTGCAGTCGGAGACGGGCGGGTTCTTGCCTGCGGGCAGTGAACTGGGCCGCCACGACCTCCTGGGTGAGGGGCTTTCGGCGCCCTTGGAGCAGAAGCGCCAGGCTGCCCTGGAGTTAGAAGCAGGCTTGCGGGCCGACTCCAGGGTCAAGCAGGTGCAGATGACCCGCTACTCCGAGAGCGAAACCCAGGCTACCCTGGGTTCCACCCAGGGGGTGGCGGGAGCTTTTCGCAACGGCTATGCCTTGCTTCTAACAAGCGCGGTCATGGCCGAGGGTAGTAGCCTCAAACAGGGCTACGAATTCGACCTTTCCAAGGAGTTCCACACCCTCGAGCCGGGCCGCACCGTACAAGCCTTCCTGCAAAATACCGGCAGGCTGCTGGGGGCCCGTCCGCTCAAGACC includes the following:
- the holA gene encoding DNA polymerase III subunit delta translates to MIQVFTGDSFLAREALLQEARLQGLAPRMMPPEPALVAQEASGGLFGPGGALVDLRDLSEAEWKPLREVLEAAPPDAVVLLLDPRPTAARSKWYADKAQKRDHPTPGPKEMTNWVINRARHYDLKLPGAIAAYLAGLVGGKGSAENPAMGLEALEQELKKLCLVSPPLTLEKVQALAALDTPISGFDLVRSITEGKPTQAFKYARELLERGEDPLRILGALSWQYVRVARAWALLQDDPMLGEGMAASALGMHPYAAKQTLLLAKKMTAEAVVQALEILMGAEEAAKTGKDMRLALERAMALLARIHQPAAH
- a CDS encoding caspase family protein — its product is MGLAQPMPKPETYALVIGINNYRPYPETPSLPPLSYAESDARKMAQALRDPHKGQLSKVRILLDTEASKTAIEAELRDLARGMGVSDTLIVYYSGHGMPSRSGQATLMPSDAKINDEETWLPLDSIQDIARKASRGKGRLILIVDACFSGQSLPGSRSFSMPGRKDLPKPQKPDLSGVNVLLASSADTQPSWEDAELGGGIFTAYLLEAISGKADENGDGYVTIGEAYRYAAVQVEGFSQRKGTPQTPRLYGPDDYTLALNPIAVARSRLAGLKLAGHINGAQFDALAEWIESKRQPDDLQQYLAGTLTGGQFVSLVRAGAIPGVPAQAYTDARLQKMGLLRRDGKIRLDQFWVLSRMIQTGKAVADVSDFLSGRLSEIKFLQRLRAGAIQGVPR
- a CDS encoding TldD/PmbA family protein translates to MTFEEARDYLLQKAKALGIDAEVLATHTRELTIQAHGGRVEEITQATQGGVGVRVVVEGKTGYAYSEERTPEALDWVLQEAHENALLQSETGGFLPAGSELGRHDLLGEGLSAPLEQKRQAALELEAGLRADSRVKQVQMTRYSESETQATLGSTQGVAGAFRNGYALLLTSAVMAEGSSLKQGYEFDLSKEFHTLEPGRTVQAFLQNTGRLLGARPLKTGRYKAYFEPKAFGQLLGMMGWFLLSAKNVLEGKSLLAGKIGQKVASEIFTLVDDPTLPGGLASRPFDAEGTAAKRTVLIENGILRTFAHNSETAQKMGMENTGHAARSYKGVLGIAPTNLFVQPGQGVKMDEGIVVTDLMGLHAGANPISGEFSLQALGLKVEGGEMAYPVENFTVAGNFLELLSRITALGTELEWNPMMGIVGAPMVEVAELSFAGA
- a CDS encoding TldD/PmbA family protein → MLDEILVGDVLHRARLGGADFAELYVERWRRRALRVLSGEVKEATSGIEYGAGLRLFYGTEVVYAYTNDLSPERLLELTETLVKLKGSAGQVDTQGQGGLDFRKAVAQGLHTPAIPFTARDKRYRLERVREAEAGAQVSPQIKQVQSNLMEWEQEVLVANSDGKWAEDRRVRTRLYVTAIAQDESGMQTGVVGPGLSVGLELFDRYSPAEIGRKAGMQALTNLRAKPAPAGSMPVVIGNGFGGVIFHEALGHLLETTSVAKKASVLSDKLGEKVASEVVTYIDDGTTPHGWGSSEFDDEGLPTERTVLIENGVLKSYMVDRLGGMLTGYRPTGSGRRQDYTFAPTSRMRNTYIAPGSTPREKLFEGIEYGLYAADMGGGQVRPGSGEYNFAVKEGYIIRNGRIEEPVRGAMLVGKGPESIKRIVAVSDDLEMGPGMCGSLSGSLPVEVGQPHLLISEIVVGGQA
- a CDS encoding CHASE2 domain-containing protein, whose amino-acid sequence is MDKPSPTPSRRRGLSPHVRKALWRTGLVVLVMVVSSYILSNNLLGPFGAFIKGPQGASLDRLTRVVHRWGSPVPIRDFPLVVLVELEQQSIGQLSPDSYVFNRGQLARLTQKILTYAPKGIFLDFDLRHPSNEGGVLSAGDRELLALLKQIQTPLLLPDTEVLGQPLGRLNPYLHAVQAQVFYDSDGQTRKIPRPQSGQPVAASLGLYCLGLGIHLQDGKHCQQAVASGSPKADGKRIVYREIRRFKAHTQGRQLWPNLVVIEGLDFFNDGLVQSEETQGALFLVGRTYPKGDDVHFSAIGPVQGIDIHVNALLTLATYRSFSETLGWGPVLMVVPLVVFLALWLTYSITDGWLKFSRFQGFVQALIETAIAAWFLFLAGVLILQYTGHFLDYLYPIVAFQTGALLLKLFAGGKKDESKASDKGQEVADKLKEIVEGTGDG
- a CDS encoding N-acetylmuramoyl-L-alanine amidase, which codes for MRLYLPVQLFLLLLFGEVRSQDLPPVRIGDQPGFTRVVLDLPNGVSYQIEPLGAALRVTLPGLRVTPGIQFVNQPELAGYVLEQHEDKAVLLLLTPQGVTPRSGYKTMTLAALEGDGQRLVIDLSGAYADTSPLVPSPAFRFVKANGRRFSVVVDAGHGGPDPGAMGPVAEKAVNLEVALRVRRLLQEAGVEVTLTRESDIAFSPDKRTDLAQRVALAEGKQLFVSIHANATVPARADGWCGLEVYYYGPTGVRPFYPPPAPLTPTPPIAISPGPLDMLTNSTQPGPLDPGAQPGPEDVNPIPPQSLPTPTPQMNSARRMELSRTLATRVLSYMLGTTAAVNRGVRSSDFFVIRYSSIPAILVEMGYLSHPLEGQNLRDSNYLDRISFGIARGVLEYLENDHPLE
- a CDS encoding calcium/sodium antiporter, which produces MEFALNFLLIAGGIVLLYFGGEALVKNAVVLAHNWGISTMVVGLTVVAFGTSSPELAASLAAALTGSPDIAIGNVVGSNTLNILLILGVTALVAPIRAQAQFIKREVPIMIGAALLLFWFLYFDQQVSRLEGLLSVVLLGLYIGFLYRSSAGESAEVQGEFDQEYGRPVQASWQTYAGVGLGLVLLGVGARLLTIGAVELARAFGVPELIIGLTIVALGTSLPEVAASITAALRREPDIALGNIVGSNVFNILGILGITALVQPVGLPWESIQRDLWVMLGASVLLWPFLVTGFRLGRREGGVFVGLYVIYVALLIRTAT